The bacterium genome includes the window ACTTCGGGAGCCAAGAGATTAAAGGCCGCCTTTTGAGCTGATTTCACCAGATCATAGATCTCTCTCTGACGCTCGGATGGCCGGCCTAAACACAAGGTGCGAGTCATATCACAAAAGTAACCGCCATAAGTAGCCCCCCAATCGATCACGATTAAGTCCCCTGACTGCAGCCGGCGATTTCCGGAAACGCCGTGGGGAAGGGAAGAACGATCTCCTGAGGCAACAATAGTTTCAAAGGCCCTTCCAGACGCCCCTAATTTTCTCATCCGGTATTCTAACTCATAGGCGATCTCTCGCTCGGCCACCCCGGGTCGAATAAGCTCCAGGGTTTGCAGAAAGGCCTGTTGAGCAATCCCCACGCCTTCTCTGAGGCATTGAATTTCATCGGCGTCTTTTATTAACCTTAGCTCTTCGGTTAATTCCTTGCAGGAATAAAGATAAACCGACTCTAAATGTTCACTTAAGGTCTGATATTGATCCTGGGTCAGATGGTCTGTCTCTACCCACAATTCTTCGATCTTTTCTTTTTTTACCAGCTCAACGATGGCCTCTAAAAGGCTTTTATCCTGGCCGACCTTGACTAATTCAAACCCGGTTACTTCCTGCTCCACGTGTTCCACATATCTGAAATCAGTAATAAACAAGGCCTTTTCAGGCGTAATAACTGCCCCACCGGATGACCCAGTGAAACCGGTTAGATACTGGAGATTAGTCAAATCAGCAATCAGGACCCTCTTAATCTGCCTGGAGGCCATAGCCTCTCTTAACTGGCTCAATCTATTATGTTTCATAGCCTTCCTTTTTGCCTCATCTCGTCCTTTTCATTCATCTCTCACCTTTTCCTATCCTACACCTCTGGGAGTAATTCGGATTTTCCCCCGTTTTACTGTTATAACTGCCTGTTTTTGAAGGGCTGTTAGATAGTGTGTTAAAACTATCTCCAAGAGTTCTAATCGCTTTTGCCGTGGAACATTCGGTAAACGAATTACTCCTGCATGGGGAACACCTACTTGAAAGGCCAGGGCACCAAAGTCTTTGTCCAGGGTTATTAGAACTCGCTTCTCCTGGTAAGCCCAGGTTAATATCTCTAAATCCGACATTCTGGGATCACTGTCTGCTACTAATCGAGCCTCATATCCTTTTTGGACCAAATAGTCTCTAATAGCCTGTCCTACGCAAACATCCACTAAGAACTTCACGAGACTTGCTCCATTTCTATGGCTTCCAGTTCTTCATTGGCTACAAGCACCTTGGCATAAAATAGACATGCTCGAAGATCATCTGGTTCCAGCATAGGATAATCCTCAAATATCTCTTTTTCTGTAACTCCCTGACTGAAAAGGTCAAGAATCATTTCTACTGAAATTCTCATTCCCCGAATGATAGGCTTACCGCCAAAGATTTGAGGATTTATTGTAATCCGTTCAAGTAGATTTGACATAACCTCTTCCTCCTTCCTAAAGTTTGTACTTCTACACCGGCGTAAAGAACTACCACCGCTGACCGTCAGAGCAGCTTATTTCCTCAGGAGTTCTACCTCAGATAGGTCCGGCCCGATCCTTCAGGTAGAGGTAGACCCTAATCCACGATGAGCCTCTTTTTAAGGTCGAAACTTCAGCGATCAGGCCTTTCACGGTTAGCCAAATCAATGGCGGCCTTGAGGCCCAGCAGGTAACTGTCAGCCCCAAAGCCACTGATTTGGCCCGCACAGACCGGAGCAATTAATGAATGGTGGCGAAATTCCTCTCTGGCCTGGATGTTGGATAAGTGAACCTCGATGGTAGGGATACCTACCGCGGCCACGGCGTCCCGGATGGCAATGCTGGTATGGGTGTAAGCCCCTGGATTGATCACGATCGCCTCTACCTTCTGATAAGATTGCCCTATCTTATCTACGATCTCTCCCTCGTGGTTAGATTGAATGATCTCAAGCTCTACT containing:
- a CDS encoding Xaa-Pro peptidase family protein, which translates into the protein MKHNRLSQLREAMASRQIKRVLIADLTNLQYLTGFTGSSGGAVITPEKALFITDFRYVEHVEQEVTGFELVKVGQDKSLLEAIVELVKKEKIEELWVETDHLTQDQYQTLSEHLESVYLYSCKELTEELRLIKDADEIQCLREGVGIAQQAFLQTLELIRPGVAEREIAYELEYRMRKLGASGRAFETIVASGDRSSLPHGVSGNRRLQSGDLIVIDWGATYGGYFCDMTRTLCLGRPSERQREIYDLVKSAQKAAFNLLAPEVSSASVDKGAREVINSAGLGKYFGHNLGHGVGREVHEKPHVTSKPGKETTLKAGMVFTIEPGVYLPSFGGVRIEDMVRLTDDGYEILTDQLPEGLIVR
- a CDS encoding DUF5615 family PIN-like protein, with protein sequence MDVCVGQAIRDYLVQKGYEARLVADSDPRMSDLEILTWAYQEKRVLITLDKDFGALAFQVGVPHAGVIRLPNVPRQKRLELLEIVLTHYLTALQKQAVITVKRGKIRITPRGVG
- the aroQ gene encoding type II 3-dehydroquinate dehydratase; protein product: MTKILIIHGPNLNLLGIREPEHYGQTTLEGINEKLREMAAAHQVELEIIQSNHEGEIVDKIGQSYQKVEAIVINPGAYTHTSIAIRDAVAAVGIPTIEVHLSNIQAREEFRHHSLIAPVCAGQISGFGADSYLLGLKAAIDLANRERPDR
- a CDS encoding DUF433 domain-containing protein — its product is MSNLLERITINPQIFGGKPIIRGMRISVEMILDLFSQGVTEKEIFEDYPMLEPDDLRACLFYAKVLVANEELEAIEMEQVS